From the genome of Mucispirillum schaedleri ASF457:
ATGCGAAAAAACTTGGACTTTCTCAAGGGGATATGGTAAGAGTAGAAAGTATCCGTGGCATGAATATATTACCAGTAAAAATAGTTAATATGACACTTGAAGGTGTATGTTTTGTGCCAATGCATGACCAAAAAGGTAATCGTATGGTAAACTTTATATGCAGTGATGTAGTAGATGCTACATCAGGTGAACCTGATTACAAAGTGTCTGCTGTTAAAATAGTTAAAATCAGCGGACCTGAAAAAGTTGATGATAGATATGTAGTTACAAAAGAAGAGCTGGATAACCCTACATTCAGTTAAACCACCCATATTACAACTACCCTGCTAAGTATCCCTTTACTTGGCAGGGTTAATATTATAACTCTTATGGTGATATATGATTATTGCAGCAAGTGTATTATATTTTGATGAAAAAAAATATGATGAAGTTTTAAAATTATTAGAAAAATATGATAATATAGAAACTCACCAGCAGGATATAGAAAATGGAAAAATGGTTATCACTATTGAAGCTGAAAATAATAAAGCTATAGAATATATAGAGCAGGATTTTATTAAACAGGATTTTATTGTAGATTTAGCCCATTTTGCTTTTCATTTTGGTGAAGAAGTAGAAAAAGTTTTAGCTGGTGGAAAAGTGCCTGATTTTGACATTACTAAACCGTTTAGCAGGAAAAGGCTGCAATGAGTATATGGGAAGAAATAAAAAATATACTAAATAATTTTCCACTTAAAAGTTCATATCAAATAAACCGTATGCGTCCACCGGGTTCATGTGATGAACAAATGTTTATGAAACTGTGTGTTAGGTGTGCAAGATGTGTGGAAGCATGCCCTTACAGAGTATTACGCCGTTCTTCTGCTACAAAAAATGGTGAAATAGGCACCCCTTATATTTATGCAGATGTTGCAGGATGTCAGCTGTGCATGAAATGCACAAGTGTATGTCCAACAGGAGCAATAGACAGCTCAACAGTTGAAATGCAGCAGGCAGCAATAGGTGTCGCAAGAATAAATGAAGATACATGTATGAATTATCTTTATTCAAAAGTAGAATCTGGTGAAATAGAGCCAACAGGCAGTATGGCAATATGCAATTCTTGTTTGAATTCATGTCCTTTAAGAGAAGAAGCAATATACTTAAAAGATGGAATAATCCCTTCAATTACAGAAAAATGCACAGGATGCGGCTTGTGTGTTGAAAGATGCCCTGTTAAGCCTGTTAAAGCCATTGCAGTTATACCAAAAGGTATGCCTGATGCAGAAACAGCAGGATATTTTCATTATTTAAAAAGGATTGGTAAATAATATGAATAAATTAAGAAAAATAATGCAGTTTATGTTTTTAGCCCCATTATTTATTGTTCCAATACTTAATCTGCTTGAAATATATTTTATTAAGGGCACATATATTTCTCTTGATATTGGCGGGCTTTCTATTTCTGACCCTGTGGCTGTGCTGCAGGCACTTTTTATATCGCACAGTGTCCGCCCTGTTATGCTTGCTTCTGTTGCAATTCCTGCATTAATAGTTATACTTTTTGGCAGAATATGGTGCAGCTGGGCATGCCCTTACTATCTTATGCTTGATGGATTTGAAAAATTAAGAAAAAAATTAAAAATGAAGCCATTGAAGCCAAAATATAGCCCTGAAATTAAAAGAAAAGCTAATATATCAAGACTTGCTGTATTTATTATTGGTCTTATTATTGTGGGAATAGCAGGTATACCTTTAATGTATCTTATTTCTCCACCGTCTATTATGAGCTCACAGGCAGTGCTTTTAATAAAATATACATATATAACTGCAGAATTTATACTGCTTCCTGTGCTTGTTATTATAGAATTTTTCTTCGGATATAGAATATGGTGCAGATATGTATGCCCAACAGGCACATGTTTAAGCCTTATGCAGTCAAAATTTTCCATGCATGTAGAATATTCTGGAAACTGCTCAAAATGCCAGAAATGTGTTCAGATATGTCCTATGATATTAGACCCTAAAACAGATAATCTTTCTTCTGCCTGCAATAACTGCGGAGAGTGTATTTCTTCATGCCCTGATAACCAGAAAAAGCCTACTCTTTATTTTAAATCGCATTAATTTATTGAAATAAAAAAAATAATAAGGTATAGTAAACTATGCGGTTAATGAGTAAAATTATATTAATCATTTGTATTGTTGTATCAATAGTTTCTATACCTGCTATTACTCTGCTTTGGAAAAATCAGCAGAAAACAGTTAGAGAACAGGCACATATTCGTGCACAGGCAATTTATCAAATGATAGTTGTTACAAGGCAGTGGGTAGCAGATAATAGAGAAGCCGTTGACCCTGTGCCTGCTGTTGTTACAAAAGAACTTGCTAAATATGCAGACCACATGGCTACATTTAAATTTCACATTACAAGTGACAGACTTGTAAACCCTGAAAATGCTCCTAATA
Proteins encoded in this window:
- a CDS encoding chaperone NapD, with protein sequence MIIAASVLYFDEKKYDEVLKLLEKYDNIETHQQDIENGKMVITIEAENNKAIEYIEQDFIKQDFIVDLAHFAFHFGEEVEKVLAGGKVPDFDITKPFSRKRLQ
- a CDS encoding 4Fe-4S dicluster domain-containing protein produces the protein MSIWEEIKNILNNFPLKSSYQINRMRPPGSCDEQMFMKLCVRCARCVEACPYRVLRRSSATKNGEIGTPYIYADVAGCQLCMKCTSVCPTGAIDSSTVEMQQAAIGVARINEDTCMNYLYSKVESGEIEPTGSMAICNSCLNSCPLREEAIYLKDGIIPSITEKCTGCGLCVERCPVKPVKAIAVIPKGMPDAETAGYFHYLKRIGK
- a CDS encoding 4Fe-4S binding protein; the protein is MNKLRKIMQFMFLAPLFIVPILNLLEIYFIKGTYISLDIGGLSISDPVAVLQALFISHSVRPVMLASVAIPALIVILFGRIWCSWACPYYLMLDGFEKLRKKLKMKPLKPKYSPEIKRKANISRLAVFIIGLIIVGIAGIPLMYLISPPSIMSSQAVLLIKYTYITAEFILLPVLVIIEFFFGYRIWCRYVCPTGTCLSLMQSKFSMHVEYSGNCSKCQKCVQICPMILDPKTDNLSSACNNCGECISSCPDNQKKPTLYFKSH